From Tripterygium wilfordii isolate XIE 37 chromosome 13, ASM1340144v1, whole genome shotgun sequence, the proteins below share one genomic window:
- the LOC120013638 gene encoding AMSH-like ubiquitin thioesterase 3, whose translation MKINVNSIARKVEVDNRIPLRNYYRIADNLLRQANIYREEKNVVDLYIILIRYSSLVSETIPCHRDYQRLNPKERSAYKKRLIPVLDELESLKPEFQRQVDELNKAHSGVQLLELDDSKRISGGLEASSLEWQQPPVSTKSYLNGDIKRSAIMASNSSLNYGSNQAHSYPLQMDNQFQKLNLNMPLPKQETLSRHSFLGPNGLRGQWLGPSSQIKVQYPSSSELTSTENSSLIPDGQHEILTIRDGEPGGAGSAMESVLSLDDGRWSHPADDLSSLLINEAREDPFQFVSIKQPSPPPVLAQVQDLTPIPPSRVADPRPGPVKPCSDGSPSPNSYQDLHVSVNMMEDFLRLARANTMKNLETCGVLAGSLQNRVFQITTLIIPKQESTSDSCQTLNEEEIFEVQDRLSLFPLGWIHTHPSQTCFMSSVDLHTHYSYQIMLPEAIAIVMAPTDERSPHGIFHLSDPGGVSVIRNCQQRGFHPHEEPSDGNPIYEHCSHVYMNEKLKFHVIDLR comes from the exons GCAAACATTTACCGAGAGGAGAAGAATGTTGTAGATTTGTATATCATCCTTATTAGATATTCAAG TTTGGTATCTGAAACCATACCATGCCATCGGGATTACCAACGTTTAAATCCAAAAGAAAGATCAGCTTATAAAAAG AGATTGATTCCTGTGCTAGACGAGCTTGAATCATTGAAGCCTGAATTTCAACGTCAAGTTGATGAACTTAACAAAGCTCATTCTGGAGTTCAACTGCTTGAACTTGATGATTCTAAAAGAATTAGTGGTGGTTTGGAAGCATCTTCTTTGGAATGGCAACAGCCCCCAGTCAGCACAAAATCTTACTTAAACGGGGATATCAAACGG TCTGCTATTATGGCATCAAATTCTTCATTGAACTATGGCAGTAATCAAGCTCATTCATATCCCTTGCAGATGGACAACCAATTCCAGAAGCT AAACCTTAACATGCCTCTTCCGAAGCAAGAGACCTTGTCTCGACACTCATTTTTAGGTCCAAATGGTCTTCGGGGCCAGTGGCTAGGACCTAGTTCACAAATTAAG GTCCAATATCCAAGCAGCAGTGAGTTAACTTCTACTGAAAATTCCAG CCTGATTCCGGATGGGCAACATGAAATCTTGACAATAAGAGATGGTGAGCCTGGAGGTGCTGGATCTGCAATGGAATCAGTTCTCTCCTTAGATGATGGTAGATGGTCACATCCTGCAGACGAtttgtcttctcttttaatAAACGAGGCTAGGGAAGATCCTTTCCAGTTTGTCAGTATCAAGCAACCGTCTCCTCCTCCTGTTCTTGCTCAAGTGCAGGACTTAACTCCAATTCCTCCATCAAGAGTTGCTGATCCGAGACCTGGACCCGTGAAACCTTGTTCGGATGGGTCGCCAAGCCCTAATTCTTATCAAGATTTACATGTT TCTGTGAATATGATGGAAGACTTCTTGAGATTAGCTCGGGCAAATACTATGAAGAATTTAGAAACATGTGGCGTTCTTGCTGGTTCATTG CAAAACAGGGTTTTCCAAATCACTACACTTATAATCCCAAAGCAAGAGTCAACTTCTGATTCG TGTCAAACTTTGAATGAAGAAGAAATATTTGAAGTTCAAGACCGATTGTCACTTTTCCCACTTGGCTGGATTCAT ACACACCCTTCGCAGACCTGTTTCATGTCGTCGGTTGATTTACACACTCATTATTCATATCAG ATAATGTTACCAGAAGCAATTGCAATAGTTATGGCCCCAACAGATGAGAGAAG TCCACATGGTATATTTCATCTGTCTGATCCTGGTGGTGTCTCCGTGATTCGTAATTGCCAGCAGCGGGGTTTTCATCCCCATGAAGAGCCCTCAGATGGGAACCCAATTTATGAGCATTGTTCTCATGTCTATATGAATGAAAAGTTAAAATTTCATGTGATTGATCTTCGTTAA